The Salvelinus sp. IW2-2015 linkage group LG15, ASM291031v2, whole genome shotgun sequence genome includes a region encoding these proteins:
- the LOC111973872 gene encoding chemerin-like receptor 1 yields MEDYTYEYDFSNYTYDNDTPPEDVDFKTQKTCFTEVSCVSLLVVNVVIFLLGVCGNGVVIWIAGLKMKKTVNTTWYLSLAVSDFIFCACLPFNIINTVTKDWIFGVFMCKFTSFVMFLNMFCSIFLLVVISVDRCVSVMFPVWAQNYRTMGKASVVVVLAWVASVALSIPSMVFRDVKTYLGTRKCFNNYRDQHSHKMIAVSRFIGGFVLPFFIIIFCYSVIILRLRTNRMMSKSSKPFKVMTALIATFFICWLPYHVFVLLELNHQSYDLEVIRFGLMVGTTVAIANSFLNPVLYVFMGNDFLQKFKSSILSKMANAIGEEGRTTSRYLSRSSSMEGSRRTSTHI; encoded by the coding sequence ATGGAGGATTATACATATGAATATGATTTTAGCAATTACACCTATGACAATGATACTCCTCCCGAGGATGTAGATTTCAAAACCCAGAAGACATGCTTCACAGAAGTTTCATGCGTCTCCCTCCTGGTGGTCAATGTAGTTATCTTCCTGCTGGGGGTTTGTGGGAATGGGGTGGTCATCTGGATCGCTGGTCTCAAGATGAAGAAGACAGTCAACACCACCTGGTACCTCAGCCTGGCCGTCTCCGACTTCATATTCTGTGCCTGTCTCCCCTTCAACATCATCAACACGGTGACAAAGGACTGGATCTTTGGGGTCTTTATGTGTAAGTTCACCTCTTTCGTGATGTTCCTCAACATGTTCTGCAGCATCTTCCTCCTGGTCGTCATCAGTGTTGACCGCTGTGTGTCAGTGATGTTTCCAGTGTGGGCTCAGAACTACCGCACCATGGGCAAGGCCTCTGTAGTGGTGGTTCTGGCCTGGGTTGCCTCTGTCGCCCTCAGCATCCCCTCCATGGTGTTCAGAGACGTCAAAACATATTTAGGGACGAGAAAGTGTttcaataactacagagaccaacacaGCCACAAGATGATCGCAGTGAGTCGGTTCATTGGTGGGTTTGTGCTGCCATTCTTTATCATCATCTTTTGTTACTCTGTCATCATCCTGCGACTGAGAACCAACCGAATGATGAGCAAGTCCTCCAAGCCCTTCAAAGTTATGACTGCCCTGATAGCCACATTCTTCATCTGCTGGCTGCCCTACCATGTCTTTGTACTGCTTGAGCTGAACCACCAAAGCTACGACCTGGAGGTTATAAGATTTGGGCTTATGGTGGGCACTACTGTAGCCATAGCTAACAGTTTCCTCAACCCAGTGCTGTATGTTTTCATGGGCAATGACTTCCTGCAGAAATTCAAGAGCTCCATACTGTCTAAGATGGCGAATGCCATCGGAGAGGAGGGCCGCACCACCAGCCGCTACCTCTCCAGGTCCAGCTCCATGGAGGGCAGCCGCAGAACCTCCACACACATCTAA
- the LOC111973710 gene encoding chemerin-like receptor 1: protein MVASLNTTGYDDYDDSVAIPSQSPVIYEMYQMKAGFRYMYVSVYSANILLGLLLNSAVIFMTVKCRSKKKLSQHMIILGLAVTHLVFCLFAPLYLITAWNYFSWTFGKVVCKLGSYVMFMNMFSVSLMITFWNVCWSVPGCFEHRMSTNIVLLSWFIGAILSTPSLLSREVQYTADGHVCLDNYGYTGSSQMSKEGRERLMAVLICRFIFGLLLPLGVRCVSCCCMNSMGNNQLRSRVIRPVTVAHFLCWTPVISLSVLQATMGTGSRLFTYALPPATALSVLNSCISPIICIWQEKKEQRLRGPPQMEDNRDKDEEMTSLTR from the coding sequence atgGTTGCCTCACTCAACACAACAGGCTATGATGACTACGATGATTCAGTGGCAATACCTTCCCAGTCCCCAGTCATCTATGAGATGTATCAGATGAAGGCTGGCTTTAGATACATGTATGTGTCAGTGTACTCAGCCAACATTCTGCTGGGTCTACTGCTCAACTCTGCTGTCATCTTCATGACTGTAAAATGCAGGTCCAAGAAGAAACTGAGTCAACACATGATAATCCTTGGCTTGGCTGTCACCCACCTCGTCTTCTGCCTCTTCGCCCCACTTTACCTGATCACTGCCTGGAACTACTTCTCCTGGACATTTGGGAAGGTTGTCTGCAAGCTGGGGTCCTACGTGATGTTTATGAACATGTTTTCTGTCTCACTGATGATCACCTTCTGGAATGTGTGCTGGAGTGTCCCTGGATGCTTTGAACACCGCATGTCCACCAACATAGTCCTGCTGTCCTGGTTCATTGGGGCCATACTGAGTACCCCCTCTCTACTGTCCAGGGAGGTTCAGTACACTGCCGATGGACACGTCTGCCTTGACAACTATGGCTATACTGGAAGCTCCCAGATGTCtaaagagggaagggagagattgATGGCAGTGTTGATCTGTCGCTTCATTTTCGGCCTGCTGCTCCCTTTGGGTGTGAGATGTGTCAGCTGTTGCTGCATGAACAGCATGGGAAACAACCAACTAAGGTCACGGGTTATTCGACCTGTGACTGTTGCCCATTTCCTATGCTGGACTCCTGTCATTAGTCTCTCTGTGCTGCAAGCCACAATGGGGACAGGCAGCAGGTTGTTCACATACGCATTGCCCCCGGCCACTGCCCTGTCAGTCTTAAACAGCTGCATCTCTCCTATCATCTGCATATGGCAGGAGAAGAAGGAACAGAGGCTGAGAGGACCCCCTCAGATGGAGGACAACAGAGACAAGGATGAGGAGATGACATCTCTGACACGCTAA
- the LOC111974678 gene encoding chemerin-like receptor 1, whose product MSTSVHEFTPPKYVDFRTHKTCFTEVSCASLLVVIFLLGVCRNGVVISIAGLKMKKTVNTTWYLSLAVSDFIFCACLPFNIIYMVTKEWIFGLFMCMFTSFTMFLNMFSSIFLLVIMSVDRYVLVVYPVWAQNQCTVRIASAVLVLAWVISVALSIASIMCHVTTDYTTTCFNNYPSQNSHLIVVVSRFVSGFVLPLLLIIFCYSVIPLQLRTNRMTRSSKSFRVMTALIAMFLIGWLPCHVFIILQSRARD is encoded by the coding sequence ATGTCAACGTCAGTTCATGAATTTACTCCTCCCAAGTATGTAGATTTCAGAACCCACAAGACATGCTTCACAGAGGTTTCATGCGCCTCCCTCCTGGTAGTTATCTTCCTGCTGGGGGTTTGTAGGAATGGGGTGGTCATCTCGATTGCTGGTCTCAAGATGAAGAAGACAGTCAACACCACATGGTACCTCAGCCTGGCCGTCTCCGACTTCATATTCTGTGCCTGTCTCCCCTTCAACATCATCTACATGGTAACAAAGGAATGGATCTTTGGGCTGTTCATGTGCATGTTCACCTCTTTCACGATGTTCCTTAACATGTTCAGCAGCATCTTCCTCCTGGTCATCATGAGTGTTGACCGTTATGTACTGGTCGTATATCCAGTTTGGGCCCAAAACCAGTGTACCGTGAGGATAGCCTCTGCAGTTTTGGTCCTTGCCTGGGTCATCTCTGTTGCACTCAGCATTGCCTCCATAATGTGTCATGTCACCACAGACTACACAACAACATGCTTTAACAACTACCCATCCCAAAATAGCCACCTAATTGTAGTTGTGAGTCGATTTGTCAGCGGCTTTGTGCTCCCGCTCCTCCTAATCATCTTCTGCTACTCTGTCATCCCACTGCAACTGAGGACCAACAGGATGACCAGGTCCTCCAAGTCCTTTAGAGTCATGACTGCCCTGATAGCCATGTTCCTCATCGGCTGGCTCCCCTGCCATGTCTTCATTATACTGCAATCCAGAGCCAGGGATTAA